The following are encoded in a window of Cryobacterium sp. CG_9.6 genomic DNA:
- a CDS encoding GMC oxidoreductase, with translation MTTSIKTDFDYVVIGGGSAGAAVAARLSEDPTVEVALVEAGPDDAGLDAILRLDRWMELLESGYDWDYPIEPQEHGNSFMRHARAKVMGGCSSHNSCIAFWAPAEDMDDWAGKHGATGWEAANTFPLFKKLENNSDPAPHHGHDGPVHLMDVPPNDPCGVALLDACEQTGIPRTTFNSGTTVINGANFFQINRQADGTRASSSVSYIHPIRERANFTLLTDMRARKITFDDAKRCTGAQVVDAAGHTHALTVREEVILSAGAIDSPKLLMLSGVGPAEQLLEHGIEVLADSPGVGENFQDHPEGVIQWEAKQPMPTTSTQWWELGIFTTTEEGLDRPDLMFHYGSVPFDMHTARQGYPTTENGFCLTPNVTHARSRGTVKLRSMDYRDKPLVDPRYFTDPYDMRVMVAGIRKAREIVAQPAMAEWAGVELYPGSAVQTDAEITAYIEKTHNTVYHPAGTVRMGAVDDIGSPLDPELRVKGVTGLRVADASVMPELVTVNPNITTMMIGERCALLVKSARVAA, from the coding sequence ATGACAACATCCATTAAGACTGACTTTGACTACGTTGTGATCGGCGGTGGCTCCGCGGGAGCCGCCGTCGCCGCCCGACTCAGCGAGGACCCCACCGTTGAGGTGGCGCTCGTGGAGGCGGGCCCCGACGACGCCGGCCTCGACGCGATTCTGCGGCTCGACCGCTGGATGGAACTGCTGGAGTCCGGCTACGACTGGGACTACCCGATCGAACCGCAGGAACACGGCAACTCCTTCATGCGCCACGCACGCGCCAAGGTGATGGGCGGATGCTCCAGCCACAACTCCTGCATCGCCTTCTGGGCTCCGGCCGAAGACATGGACGACTGGGCCGGTAAGCACGGCGCCACCGGTTGGGAGGCAGCGAACACCTTCCCGCTGTTCAAAAAGCTTGAGAACAACTCCGACCCGGCTCCGCACCACGGCCACGATGGCCCCGTTCACCTCATGGACGTGCCCCCGAACGATCCCTGTGGCGTGGCCCTATTGGATGCCTGCGAGCAGACGGGCATTCCCCGCACCACCTTCAACTCGGGAACAACCGTCATCAACGGTGCAAACTTCTTCCAGATCAACCGGCAGGCCGACGGCACGCGGGCGTCATCGTCGGTGTCGTACATCCACCCCATCCGGGAGCGCGCGAACTTCACCCTGCTTACCGACATGCGTGCCCGCAAGATCACCTTCGATGACGCCAAGCGGTGCACGGGTGCCCAGGTCGTGGACGCGGCGGGTCACACCCACGCGCTGACCGTGCGCGAAGAGGTTATTCTTTCGGCCGGAGCCATCGATTCGCCGAAGCTGCTCATGCTCTCGGGCGTTGGCCCCGCCGAGCAGCTGCTCGAGCACGGCATCGAGGTGCTGGCGGATTCCCCCGGCGTGGGAGAGAACTTTCAGGACCACCCGGAAGGTGTAATTCAGTGGGAGGCTAAGCAGCCCATGCCCACGACATCCACTCAGTGGTGGGAACTCGGTATCTTCACGACCACCGAGGAGGGCCTTGACCGCCCCGACCTCATGTTCCACTACGGTTCGGTGCCCTTCGACATGCACACGGCTCGCCAGGGCTACCCCACGACGGAGAACGGCTTCTGCCTCACCCCCAACGTGACCCATGCCCGCTCGCGGGGAACGGTGAAGCTGCGCAGCATGGACTACCGCGACAAGCCGCTCGTTGACCCCCGCTACTTCACCGACCCCTACGACATGCGCGTGATGGTGGCCGGAATCCGCAAGGCTCGGGAGATCGTGGCCCAGCCGGCAATGGCCGAGTGGGCGGGTGTGGAGCTGTACCCGGGATCCGCCGTGCAGACGGATGCCGAGATCACGGCGTACATCGAGAAGACCCACAACACCGTGTACCACCCGGCCGGCACCGTGCGTATGGGTGCAGTGGACGACATCGGCTCACCGCTCGACCCCGAGCTGCGCGTAAAGGGCGTCACCGGTCTGCGCGTGGCCGACGCCTCCGTGATGCCCGAGCTGGTGACCGTGAACCCGAACATCACCACCATGATGATCGGTGAGCGCTGCGCCCTGCTCGTGAAGTCAGCGCGCGTCGCCGCGTAG
- a CDS encoding DUF1801 domain-containing protein, with protein MAENKTQPTDASVEDFLDAAMPAQRRDDGKALDAIFREVTGAVPVMWGPSMVGYGSFRYVSPANPRTRGDWPKAGFSPRKAQLSIYGLKDLPEGAALLPALGKYTEGMGCVYVRKLDDIDLHVLRRLIAIAASRGDDPEPAPTTG; from the coding sequence ATGGCCGAGAACAAAACGCAGCCGACGGATGCGTCCGTCGAGGATTTTCTCGACGCGGCGATGCCGGCCCAACGTCGCGACGACGGTAAGGCCCTCGATGCGATCTTCCGCGAGGTGACCGGCGCAGTGCCGGTCATGTGGGGTCCATCCATGGTGGGGTACGGAAGCTTCCGTTACGTGTCTCCGGCGAACCCCCGCACGCGCGGGGATTGGCCGAAGGCAGGATTCTCGCCGCGCAAGGCGCAACTGTCGATCTATGGGCTCAAAGACCTCCCCGAGGGTGCGGCCCTGCTTCCGGCTCTCGGCAAGTACACCGAGGGAATGGGCTGCGTCTACGTGAGGAAGCTCGACGACATCGATCTCCACGTGCTGCGCCGACTCATTGCAATCGCTGCGTCTCGGGGCGATGACCCCGAACCCGCGCCGACAACCGGGTAG
- a CDS encoding MBL fold metallo-hydrolase translates to MSDSVPATLGERTSILTRRILAPNAGPMTLDGTNSYVIAAPGSSGHVVVDPGPVHEGHLASLAAAGRIDLVLITHQHADHTAASVRFAELTGAPVRAFDPAFCVGGNPLRGGEEIRVAGTRIRVIATPGHTADSVCFHLPDDGAHGSMLTGDTILGRGTTVLGHPDGTLADYLQSLQILRACGPATVLPAHGPVLPDLAAICDQYAAHRHERLDQVRAALAILGNDATVAQVTDAVYAQADASVRFAAEASVRTQLTYLRERPRALRSDAS, encoded by the coding sequence ATGAGCGATTCCGTGCCGGCCACCCTCGGCGAGCGCACGAGCATCCTCACCCGACGCATTCTGGCCCCGAACGCGGGGCCGATGACACTCGACGGCACCAACTCCTATGTGATCGCGGCTCCAGGTTCGAGCGGTCATGTCGTGGTGGATCCCGGGCCCGTCCACGAGGGCCACCTGGCGTCCCTCGCCGCAGCCGGCCGCATCGACCTTGTTCTCATCACCCACCAGCATGCCGATCACACCGCCGCCAGTGTTCGCTTTGCTGAGCTCACGGGCGCGCCGGTGCGCGCCTTCGACCCGGCGTTTTGCGTGGGCGGCAACCCGCTCCGGGGCGGCGAAGAAATTCGGGTCGCCGGCACCCGCATCCGGGTGATTGCCACGCCCGGACACACCGCCGACTCGGTGTGCTTCCATCTCCCCGACGACGGCGCGCACGGTTCGATGCTCACCGGCGACACCATCCTCGGCCGTGGCACCACCGTTCTTGGCCACCCCGACGGCACCCTGGCCGATTACCTGCAGTCACTGCAGATTCTGCGTGCCTGTGGGCCGGCCACCGTACTGCCGGCCCACGGCCCGGTCCTGCCCGATCTAGCCGCAATCTGCGACCAGTACGCCGCGCACCGCCACGAGCGGCTCGATCAGGTGCGTGCGGCGCTGGCCATACTCGGTAACGACGCCACGGTGGCGCAGGTCACCGACGCGGTGTACGCCCAGGCGGATGCGTCCGTGCGGTTCGCCGCCGAGGCATCCGTTCGCACGCAACTCACCTACCTCCGCGAACGCCCCCGCGCGCTACGCAGCGACGCGAGCTGA
- a CDS encoding NUDIX domain-containing protein translates to MKRDEISAEPALPMAATVVLLRDGAAGLEVLLLERPHHRGSFAGAWVFPGGAVDPEDFAPDQPAAEQPAAERAARREVLEETSLRLVPGSLVVTACWIPPASTPKRLRTWFYWSKAPAGTITLPSEEAVDHVWLRPQAALDRHASGTMRLFPPTWVTLNALTPHSSVDAALHAAGAGEVALFESRFGPSPHEAVLFWQHDVAFADSALFEADGPRHRLETGALPWVYTRALV, encoded by the coding sequence ATGAAGCGAGACGAGATCAGCGCAGAGCCGGCACTTCCGATGGCGGCCACGGTGGTGCTGCTGCGGGACGGCGCCGCGGGGTTGGAAGTGTTGCTGCTGGAGCGTCCCCACCATCGCGGATCGTTTGCCGGGGCGTGGGTTTTCCCCGGTGGCGCTGTCGACCCGGAGGATTTCGCGCCGGATCAGCCGGCCGCCGAGCAGCCGGCCGCCGAGCGTGCGGCGCGGCGTGAAGTGCTCGAAGAGACGAGCCTTCGCCTGGTGCCGGGGTCTCTCGTGGTGACGGCATGCTGGATTCCACCAGCGTCCACGCCCAAACGCCTGCGCACCTGGTTCTACTGGTCGAAGGCACCCGCGGGCACGATCACCCTCCCCTCGGAGGAAGCGGTGGATCACGTGTGGCTTCGGCCCCAGGCGGCCCTTGACCGGCACGCGAGCGGCACCATGCGCCTCTTCCCGCCCACCTGGGTGACACTCAACGCCCTCACCCCGCACTCTTCCGTTGACGCGGCACTGCACGCGGCGGGCGCGGGAGAGGTGGCACTCTTCGAGTCACGGTTCGGACCGAGTCCGCACGAAGCCGTTCTGTTCTGGCAGCACGACGTGGCCTTCGCTGACAGTGCGCTGTTCGAAGCGGATGGCCCCCGTCACCGCCTCGAGACGGGCGCGCTTCCCTGGGTCTACACGCGCGCGCTGGTCTAG
- a CDS encoding universal stress protein: protein MIEKAIVAWDGRPPSRAALKWALERSSGGELMMVRVVDRTSESADYFMPESVAQTAPIVLQSDADRVQEEHPSVTVRSEVVPGDPIEELKRLSTEDALVVVGTHRRDGPTVRYEWSVGARLAGAANGPVAIIPENDGPPGDGIVVGVDGSAAANAAIRFAVLEADRTGEELHLIHAWQEPLMWPETAVPDIEFLQSLEDIHRSVLDESVALARSISPDVRVRSSLTRGAPQWALLDAARGASLLVVGNHGVHGIKRFLLGSVSHSLVLNIQSPTVVVNAARTP, encoded by the coding sequence ATGATTGAGAAGGCGATTGTGGCGTGGGACGGTCGGCCGCCGTCGCGGGCAGCCCTGAAATGGGCACTCGAACGTTCCTCGGGCGGCGAACTCATGATGGTGCGGGTGGTGGACCGCACGAGCGAATCCGCCGATTACTTCATGCCGGAGTCTGTGGCGCAAACCGCCCCGATTGTTCTGCAGAGTGACGCCGATCGCGTGCAGGAGGAACATCCCTCGGTCACCGTGCGCAGTGAGGTGGTGCCGGGAGATCCGATCGAGGAGCTCAAGCGCCTCTCCACCGAAGATGCGCTCGTGGTCGTGGGCACTCACCGCCGCGACGGCCCCACCGTTCGCTACGAGTGGTCGGTCGGCGCCCGCCTCGCGGGAGCAGCAAACGGCCCGGTGGCCATCATCCCCGAGAACGACGGGCCGCCCGGCGACGGGATTGTCGTGGGCGTCGACGGGTCAGCGGCGGCCAACGCCGCCATCCGCTTTGCTGTCCTGGAAGCCGATCGCACCGGTGAGGAGCTTCATCTCATCCATGCGTGGCAGGAACCGTTGATGTGGCCCGAGACCGCCGTTCCTGACATTGAGTTTCTGCAATCGCTCGAGGACATTCACCGCAGCGTTCTTGATGAGTCAGTGGCGTTGGCCCGGTCGATCTCTCCGGATGTGCGCGTGCGATCCTCCCTCACCCGTGGCGCTCCGCAGTGGGCGCTTCTCGACGCGGCACGCGGTGCCAGCCTCCTCGTGGTGGGTAATCACGGCGTGCACGGGATCAAGCGTTTCCTGCTGGGATCCGTCAGCCACTCGCTCGTGCTCAACATTCAGTCCCCCACCGTTGTGGTGAACGCCGCCCGCACCCCCTAA
- a CDS encoding universal stress protein → MNRKIVVGVDDLEPSEAALGWALRRAEALDCPVSIVHTVQAAWLAEGYGYYNTIINEEEALVRQIGSRAVELAPTVSSTATLRTGTAPRVLSELSVDASLVVVGTDRKTGFDGDFFGSASLQIAALSACPVAVIPNHPFGDRTGVVVGVDGSEDSLTAVQFAAAEADRTGQDLTAVYAARIPTQRVLRHIPESSIAERLDEERVVLAECVAGLTTQYPDLTVHQVLVTEDTPARALLSAAANAQLLVVGNHGRGAVSRLWMGSVSHEVLGQTPCPTVITRTKHHR, encoded by the coding sequence GTGAACCGCAAGATCGTCGTCGGTGTGGATGATTTAGAGCCCAGCGAAGCCGCGCTCGGATGGGCGCTTCGCCGGGCAGAAGCGCTCGACTGCCCGGTGAGCATCGTGCATACCGTGCAGGCAGCCTGGTTGGCCGAAGGGTACGGCTACTACAACACGATCATCAATGAGGAGGAGGCCCTCGTTCGCCAGATTGGCTCCCGAGCGGTTGAACTGGCCCCCACGGTGTCGTCCACGGCGACCCTCCGCACCGGCACGGCTCCCCGGGTGCTGAGCGAGCTGTCGGTGGACGCGAGCCTCGTGGTGGTGGGCACCGACCGTAAAACCGGTTTTGACGGCGACTTCTTCGGCAGCGCGAGCCTGCAGATTGCGGCCCTGAGCGCCTGTCCCGTTGCTGTCATTCCCAACCATCCCTTCGGTGACCGAACGGGTGTTGTCGTGGGAGTGGACGGCTCGGAGGATTCCCTCACGGCGGTGCAATTCGCGGCCGCGGAAGCCGACCGCACCGGCCAGGACCTCACTGCTGTCTATGCCGCACGCATTCCCACGCAGCGGGTGCTGCGACACATTCCGGAGAGCAGTATTGCCGAGAGATTAGACGAGGAGCGGGTGGTACTCGCCGAGTGCGTGGCTGGACTCACCACCCAGTACCCGGACCTCACCGTGCATCAGGTTCTCGTCACCGAAGACACTCCGGCCCGGGCGCTGCTGTCGGCGGCCGCAAACGCGCAGCTCCTCGTGGTGGGAAACCACGGGCGTGGTGCCGTGAGCCGGCTCTGGATGGGCTCCGTCAGTCACGAGGTACTCGGTCAGACCCCCTGCCCCACGGTGATCACGCGCACGAAGCACCACCGCTAA
- a CDS encoding response regulator transcription factor, whose product MGTSPEIVADADPRPHVSPSPRSPLAATRVFILDDHELVRRGLRELLEDEGFDIVGDTGLAEDATERIPALHPDVCVLDARLPDGTGIEVCRDVRSIDPTLQCIILTSYDDEHALRGAILAGAAGYVLKEIRSDDLLDSIRRAAAGQNLFDPAIRARVIEGLANPQDARLASLTPQERRVLDLIGDGLTNREIASAMFLAEKTVKNYVSSLLAKLDFQRRTQAAVYVTKHEAER is encoded by the coding sequence ATGGGCACCAGCCCGGAGATCGTAGCGGATGCCGACCCTCGGCCCCACGTTTCGCCGTCACCACGCTCGCCCCTCGCTGCCACCCGTGTCTTCATCCTCGATGACCACGAACTCGTGCGCCGAGGTCTGCGCGAGCTGCTCGAGGACGAGGGTTTCGACATCGTGGGCGACACGGGCCTGGCCGAGGACGCCACCGAGCGCATCCCCGCGCTGCACCCGGACGTGTGCGTTTTGGACGCCCGGCTGCCCGATGGGACCGGCATCGAAGTGTGCCGGGACGTGCGTTCGATCGACCCCACCCTGCAGTGCATCATCCTCACGAGCTACGACGACGAACACGCCCTGCGCGGCGCTATCCTGGCCGGCGCCGCGGGCTATGTTCTCAAAGAGATCCGCAGCGACGACCTGCTCGATTCCATCCGGCGGGCTGCGGCGGGCCAAAACCTGTTCGACCCCGCCATTCGCGCCCGCGTCATTGAGGGCCTGGCCAACCCCCAAGACGCGCGTCTGGCGTCACTCACCCCGCAGGAGCGGCGGGTACTCGACCTCATCGGCGACGGCCTCACCAACCGCGAGATCGCCAGTGCCATGTTTCTGGCCGAGAAGACGGTGAAAAACTACGTCTCCTCCCTGCTCGCCAAGCTCGATTTTCAGCGCCGCACGCAGGCGGCCGTGTACGTCACGAAGCACGAGGCCGAGCGTTAG
- a CDS encoding metal-sensitive transcriptional regulator, with product MTEPVTVSADEHHPEHHGAGHEGPHGYISNKDNYLKRLRRIEGQARGLQGMVTDDKYCIDILTQVSAMTSALQSVALGLLDDHLNHCVRDAAAAGGPEADAKIKEASAAIARLVRS from the coding sequence ATGACCGAGCCGGTTACGGTCTCAGCAGATGAGCATCACCCCGAGCACCACGGCGCCGGACACGAGGGACCGCACGGGTACATTTCCAATAAAGACAATTACCTGAAGCGGCTGCGTCGCATCGAAGGGCAGGCGCGTGGCCTGCAGGGAATGGTCACCGACGACAAGTACTGCATCGACATTCTCACGCAGGTCTCGGCCATGACCAGTGCCCTGCAATCGGTGGCCCTCGGCCTTCTCGACGACCACCTCAATCACTGCGTGCGCGATGCTGCCGCCGCGGGCGGCCCGGAGGCAGACGCCAAGATTAAAGAGGCGTCGGCAGCGATCGCGCGGCTCGTGCGCTCCTAA
- a CDS encoding cation transporter: MSIENTYQVTGMTCGHCVASVKEEIGLIAGIESVNVELVKGGSSTVTVTSVAAQDPAAVAAAIDEAGYQLAPIGS, encoded by the coding sequence ATGAGTATTGAGAATACATACCAGGTCACCGGAATGACGTGTGGGCACTGCGTGGCCAGCGTAAAAGAAGAGATCGGCCTCATTGCGGGCATCGAAAGCGTGAACGTTGAGCTGGTGAAGGGTGGGTCCTCCACCGTCACCGTCACGAGTGTCGCGGCGCAAGATCCCGCGGCCGTGGCGGCCGCCATCGACGAGGCAGGCTACCAGCTCGCCCCCATCGGCTCATGA
- a CDS encoding heavy metal translocating P-type ATPase: MTTSQVDLLVGGMTCTSCAARIEKKLNRMPGVEATVNYATEKATVFVPDGTSVADAIATIEATGYTATVPVPVGDAPEANAGDESDEVSQLRQRLLISTALTVPVALLSMIPVLQFDNWQWLALTLAAPVAVWGAWPFHRAAWINARHGAATMDTLVSVGVLAALGWSLYALFFGTAGMVGMTMGFSFTASPEGGAGEIYLEVASAVTVFILAGRYAEARAKRRSGAALLALLELGAKETTLLRDGVESRVATSTLVVGDQFVVRPGEKIATDGEVVSGTSAVDSSMLTGESVPVEVGPGAAVVGATLNAGGRLVVQATRVGADTELAHIGRLVEQAQTGKADVQRLADRVSAVFVPIVILLALGTLAVWLLVGGGPELAFTAAVATLIIACPCALGLATPTALLVGTGRGAQLGILIKGPQVLESTRRVDTIVLDKTGTVTTGTMTLATVMAISCSSEHELLGYAGAAESGSEHPIAAAIVRGAQERRGDVPAAESFGSEQGLGVHAVVDGHAVLVGRPQWLAESWSIALPVELSAVLGVAEANGETAVVVAWDGKARGVLGVSDQVKPTSAAAIAHFKELGLRPILLTGDNEVVARAVAATVGIDEVTAGVLPAGKAEIIRQLQAEGAVVAMVGDGVNDAVALATADLGIAMGTGTDVAIEASDLTLVRSDLLAAADAIRLARRTLGTIKANLFWAFAYNVAAIPLAMLGLLNPLIAGAAMAFSSVFVVTNSLRLRRFRALAA, translated from the coding sequence ATGACGACGTCGCAGGTCGACCTCCTCGTGGGAGGCATGACCTGCACCTCGTGTGCGGCGCGCATTGAAAAGAAACTCAACCGCATGCCCGGGGTTGAGGCCACGGTCAACTACGCCACAGAAAAGGCCACCGTCTTCGTGCCGGACGGCACCTCGGTGGCCGACGCCATCGCCACCATCGAGGCCACGGGGTACACGGCCACGGTGCCGGTACCGGTTGGCGACGCCCCTGAAGCGAATGCCGGCGACGAGTCCGACGAGGTCAGCCAGCTCCGTCAACGCCTGCTCATCTCCACGGCCCTCACCGTTCCGGTGGCGCTGTTGTCGATGATTCCGGTGCTGCAGTTCGACAACTGGCAGTGGCTGGCCCTCACCCTGGCGGCTCCCGTGGCCGTGTGGGGTGCCTGGCCGTTCCACCGGGCGGCATGGATCAATGCGCGGCACGGTGCCGCCACCATGGACACGCTGGTGAGCGTCGGCGTGCTCGCCGCGCTCGGCTGGTCGCTCTATGCCCTCTTCTTCGGCACGGCCGGCATGGTGGGCATGACCATGGGATTCAGTTTCACGGCGTCACCGGAGGGCGGTGCGGGCGAGATCTACCTGGAGGTGGCATCCGCTGTCACCGTGTTTATTCTGGCGGGTCGCTATGCCGAAGCGCGCGCAAAGCGGCGCTCCGGTGCGGCACTGCTCGCGCTGCTGGAACTGGGCGCCAAAGAGACCACCCTGCTGCGAGATGGCGTGGAGTCGCGCGTTGCGACCAGCACGCTCGTGGTGGGCGACCAGTTTGTGGTGCGTCCGGGGGAGAAGATTGCCACCGACGGCGAGGTGGTCTCGGGTACCTCGGCCGTTGACTCGAGCATGCTCACCGGAGAATCCGTGCCGGTTGAGGTGGGCCCCGGCGCTGCCGTGGTGGGCGCCACCCTGAATGCCGGCGGCCGGCTTGTCGTTCAGGCCACACGGGTGGGAGCCGATACGGAGCTGGCCCACATTGGACGTCTCGTGGAGCAGGCCCAGACCGGTAAGGCCGATGTGCAGCGGCTGGCGGACCGCGTGTCCGCCGTGTTTGTGCCCATCGTCATTCTGCTCGCACTCGGCACCCTGGCGGTGTGGCTGCTCGTGGGCGGCGGGCCGGAACTCGCGTTCACGGCCGCCGTGGCAACGCTGATTATTGCGTGCCCCTGCGCCCTCGGGCTCGCCACTCCCACCGCGCTTCTGGTGGGAACCGGGCGTGGTGCTCAGCTGGGCATTCTGATCAAGGGACCTCAGGTGCTGGAGTCCACCCGCCGCGTGGACACGATCGTGCTCGACAAGACGGGAACGGTCACGACCGGAACGATGACCCTGGCCACCGTCATGGCCATTAGTTGCAGCAGCGAACACGAGTTGCTGGGGTACGCGGGCGCCGCGGAAAGTGGCTCGGAGCATCCGATTGCCGCCGCGATTGTGCGGGGTGCCCAAGAACGTCGGGGCGATGTGCCGGCTGCGGAATCGTTTGGTTCGGAGCAGGGCCTCGGCGTTCACGCCGTTGTCGACGGGCACGCGGTTCTGGTGGGGCGCCCGCAGTGGCTCGCCGAGTCGTGGAGCATTGCACTGCCGGTGGAACTTAGCGCTGTACTCGGGGTGGCCGAGGCCAACGGCGAGACCGCCGTCGTGGTGGCGTGGGACGGTAAGGCACGGGGTGTTCTCGGCGTCTCCGATCAGGTGAAGCCCACGAGTGCGGCCGCGATTGCCCACTTCAAGGAACTGGGCCTACGTCCCATCCTGCTCACCGGTGACAACGAGGTCGTGGCGCGCGCCGTCGCGGCGACGGTGGGCATCGACGAGGTGACCGCCGGAGTGCTGCCCGCGGGCAAGGCCGAGATCATTCGCCAGCTGCAGGCCGAGGGCGCCGTGGTGGCCATGGTGGGAGACGGCGTGAATGACGCCGTGGCCCTCGCCACCGCCGACCTGGGTATCGCCATGGGCACGGGAACCGACGTGGCCATCGAGGCGAGCGATCTCACGCTGGTGCGCAGTGACCTGCTCGCGGCAGCGGATGCCATCCGCCTCGCCCGCCGCACACTGGGCACGATCAAGGCCAACCTGTTCTGGGCCTTCGCCTACAACGTGGCTGCGATCCCGCTCGCGATGCTGGGGTTGCTGAACCCGCTCATCGCCGGGGCCGCCATGGCGTTCTCGTCGGTGTTCGTCGTGACGAACAGCCTGCGACTGCGCCGGTTCCGCGCGCTCGCCGCGTAG